The genomic DNA TCTCCGCGTCATCGACCCGTTTCAGGCTGAGCCTGTCACGGAGTTCGGGCGCCCGGAGGCCAGTGAACTGACATGCCTTGAAGACAGAAAAAGAGGATTACGTGGCTAACAACACACGTGCCCGCCGTAAGGTGCGCCAGTCGCGCGCCCTTGGCATTGCGCTGACCCCTAAGGCCGAGAAGTACATGGAGCGCCGTCCGTACGGTCCCGGCCAGCACGGCCGCGCTCGTCGCAAGCAGGACAGCGACTACGCAGTGCGCCTTCGCGAGAAGCAGCGTCTGCGCGCACAGTACGGCATCCGCGAGGCCCAGATGACCCGGGTCTTCGAGGAAGCTCGCCGTACGTCCGGCCTGACCGGTGAGAACCTCATCGAGCTCCTCGAGATGCGTCTTGACGCCCTCGTGCTGCGTGCAGGCTTCGCCCGCACGATCGCTCAGGCCCGTCAGCTTGTGGTGCACCGCCACATTCTCGTTGACGGCCAGCGCGTTGACCGCCCGTCCTTCCGCGTGGCCCCGGGCCAGCTTGTGCACGTTCACGAGCGCAGCGAGAAGTTCGAGCCGTTCCAGCTCGCGGCCACGGGCGCGCACCGCGATGTCCTCCCCGCCGTTCCGGGTTACCTCGACGTCACCCTCGAGAAGCTGCAGGCACGCCTTGTGCGCCGCCCGAAGCGCTCTGAGGTTCCCGTGACGTGCGAAGAGAACCTCGTCGTCGAGTACTACGCTCGCTGACACTCGTTCTCGCGCGAACGCGCATGGGGCGGCCCGCTGGTCTTCGGACCGGCGGGCCGTTCCGTTTCCGGGAGCGCCGCGTCCGTGCCGCGCCGGCACGGCGGCGCTGCAGAACCCGGGACGCGGGCTGGCTTGTACCGCTGCACCGGGACTCGTTGGTAGATTTGAGTACCTGCACTGACGGGCGTTGCCCAACGCCCACCGAAATGAAGGGAACCCGCGCCGCATGAAGACCGAGGAGATCACCAAACGGTGGCTCGACTTCTTCGAGAGCAAGGGCCACACGGTTGTCCCGTCTGCCTCGCTCGTCTCGAACGACCCCTCGATCATGTTCACGATCGCTGGCATGGTCCCCTTTATCCCGTACTTCCTCGGTGAGCAGAAGGCCCCGTACCGGCGGGCCACAAGCATCCAGAAGTGCATCCGCACGCTTGACATCGATGAGGTCGGCAAGACCGCCCGCCACGGCACGTTCTTCCAGATGGCCGGCAACTTCTCGTTCGGGGACTACTTCAAGGAGAAGGCCATCCCCTTCGCATGGGAGCTTCTGACGTCGCCTCTCGAGAAGGGCGGCTTCGGCCTCGATCCCGACCGCCTCTGGGTCACGATCTTCGAGACTGACGACGAGTCCTTCGAGATCTGGACCAAGACGGTCGGCTTCCCCGCCGAGCGCATCCAGCGCATGGGCATGAAGGACAACTACTGGTCTGCGGGCCAGCCCGGCGGCCCCGCTGGCCCCGACTCCGAGATCTTCTATGACCGCGGCCCTGAGTACGGAGCCGACGGCGGGCCTGCGGCGGACGACAACCGCTACATCGAGATCTGGAACCTCGTCTTCATGCAGTACGAGCGGGGCGAGGGCATCGGCAAGGATGACTTCGAGATCCGCGGAGAGCTGCCGACGAAGAACATCGACACGGGCCTCGGTGTCGAGCGCCTGGCGATGCTCCTCCAGGGCGTCGAGAACTTCTACGAGACGGATCAGGTCCGCGCAGTCCTTGACAAGGCTGCGGAGCTCTCCGGCAAGGAATACGGGGGCACTGAGGATCCTGCGGATCCCCGCAATGCCGACGACGTGCGCATGCGCGTGGTCTCGGACCACATTCGCTCCTCGGTCATGCTCATCGGGGACGGGGTCACCCCCTCCAACGAGGGCCGCGGCTACGTTCTGCGCCGCCTGCTGCGCCGCGCCATCCGCGCGATGCGCCTCCTCGGCGTCGAGCGCCCCGTCGTGGGCGAGCTCGTCGAGGTGTCCAAGGACGCCATGGGCGGCACCTACCCCAACATTGCCGAGGACTTCGAGCGCATCCGCCGCATCGCGGTGGCAGAGGAGAAGTCGTTCCTGCGCACCATCGCGTCCGGAACGGCCCGCCTTGAGGAGTCCGTCGTCGCGGCGAAGAGCCGCGGCGAGAGCCTGTCGGGCGCAGAGGCGTTCGCGCTCCACGACACGTACGGGTTCCCGATCGACCTGACTCTCGAAATGGCCGAGGAGGCCGGGGTCTCCGTCGACGAGAACGGCTTCCGAGCCCTCATGCAGGAGCAGCGCACGCGCGCGAAGGCGGATTCTCTCGCGAAGAAGCTGGGCGGCGTCGACGTCTCCGCATACGCCTCCCTCCGCGAGGCCGGCGAGACGTTCTTCACCGGCTATACGGAGCTCACCTCCGAGTCCTCGGTCCGCGGCATCCTCGCAGGCGGCCAGGCGACGCAGTCGGCCTCGGCCGGCAGCGAGATCGAGCTCGTCCTGGACGAGACGCCGTTCTACGCCGAAGCAGGCGGCCAGGCGGCCGACACGGGTGTCATCCGCGGCGACGGCTTCGTCCTCGAAGTCCTCGATGTCCAGCGCCCCGTCAAGGGCCTCTCGGTCCACAAGGCCATCGTCCGAGAGGGCGAGGTCTCCCAGGGTGCCCTTGCCCTCGCAGAGGTGGACGCCGTTCGCCGCCACGCGGGGGAGCAGGCCCACTCGGCGACGCACATCGTCCACGCGGCCCTGCACCAGCTCCTCGGCAAGGAGGCCACCCAGCGCGGCTCGTTCAACAAGGCCGGCTACCTCCGATTCGACTTCGCGTGGGCGCAGCAGCTGTCCCCGGAGACGCGCTCGGAGATCGAGGACGTCGCCAACCAGGCGATCCTCGGCCACCACGAGGTTCTGACCCGTGAGATGCCCATCGAGGAGGCCAAGGCTCTCGGTGCCATGGCCCTCTTCGGCGAGAACTACGGGGATGTCGTGCGCGTCGTCGAGATCAACGGCGACTGGTCCCGCGAGCTCTGCGGCGGCACGCACGTCGGCAACTCGGCACAGATCGGCTCGCTCACGCTCCTGGGCGAGCAGTCGGTGGGCTCGGGCAACCGTCGCGTCGAGGCCTTCGTGGGCTACGAGGCCTTCCGCCACCAGGCGGCCGAGCGCGCGCTCGTCCACTCCCTCTCCGAGCAGTTCAAGGCCCCGGCCAACCAGCTGCAGGACCGCATTACGGCCACTCTCGAGAAGCTCAAGGCCGCCGAGAAGGAGATCGCCCGCTACCGGGCCCAGGCCCTTTCGGCGCGGGTCCCCGAACTCGTCGCTGGAGCGCGGGACCTCGCCGGGCGTCGAGTCGTCCTGGCCAACCTCGGCGACGTGGACTCCGCTGACGACCTCAAGCAGCTTGCCACCGCCGTGCGTGACCGGCTGGGTGCGGACGCAGCCGTCGTCGTTCTCATCGGCACGTCCAACGGGCGGCCCATCGTCGTCGCCATGACCAACGAGGCCGCCCGCACGAGCGGGGCGAAGGCGGGCATGCTCGTCCGCGCCGCCACGAAGGTGCTCGGCGGCGGCGGCGGCGGCAAGGACGACGTCGCCCAGGGCGGAGGTCAGGACGCGTCGAAGATCGATCACGCCCTGGCGGCCCTGACGGCCGAGCTCGCGAAGTAGGCGGCCGAGTGAGCGTTGAACGGCCCGGCGTGAGCCTGGGAGTGGATGTGGGCAAGGCCCGCGTCGGACTCGCGGCGAGCGACCCCGACGGGATCATGGCCACACCCGTGGCCACTCTCAAACGGGACGCAGGCAAGCGCCGGGACGTTCACCGCATCGCCGCCATCGCGGCGGAACGGGACGCGCGGAGGGTCTTCGTCGGCCTTCCGCTCGCCCTGTCTGGCCGCGAGACGGCCTCGACGCAGGACGCGCGGGACTACGCTTCCCACCTCGCGGCGGCCCTCCAGGCTGGCGGGGTCGAGTGCGAGGTCCGGATGGTGGACGAGCGCCTGACCACCGTCACGGCGCAGCAGCAGCTCTCCGGCGTGGGGGTCGCCGCACGGGATCAGCGTAAGATCATTGACCAGGTGGCCGCCGTGGCCATTCTGGAGCATGCCCTCGAGACCTTCAAGCGGCATGGAGCAGCCGGCACCCCGTTGCCCGATGCCCCGCCGCACTCAACCGGAGAGGAAACACTGTGACCGACGAAACCTCTCCGAAGTCCGTGCCCAAACGAGCCCGCCGCGCGAGGAGCGCTGGGCGTGCCGCCGCAGCGGAGTCCGCCGCGAGCACGCTCCACGGCTCGCACCTCGGCGTCACAGACGACGACCTCTTCGAGGTTGACGATGAATGGCAGACGGACGGCCCCCGGACCGTCCGGCTGTCCGAAGCGGCCGAGGTTCCCTCCGCGGAGGAGCTGACACCGCGCGAGCGCCGCCTCATCGCGCGGCGCGCCCGGCAGCGGCGTCGCCGTCGTCGCCTCATTGTCCTTGCGTCCGTGGTCGTGACGTTCGCGGTCGTCGTCGGGCTCATCACCTTCGGCCTGCGCCAGCTGCTGGGCATGAACGAGCCCCAGTCCTACCCTGGCCCGGGAGAGACGGCCGTGACGCTAGAGGTGAAGCCGGGCATGGCCACGTCCTCCATCTACGCCAAGCTCAAGAGCCTTGACGTGATCGCGAGCGAGCAGGGTTTCGCGCGCTCGTTCGACCAGCTGAGCGACGGGGCGACGATCCAGCCCGGCACCTACGAGCTCAAGACGAAGATGAGCAACGAAGAGGCCGTCAAGGCCCTCGTGGCCAAGGACATGACCAAGGTCTACTACGTTCCGATCGCCGGAAACATGCGCATCGACGAGGTGACGAAGACCCTCTCCGAGAAGACCCGGATGCCGCTCACGGACTTCCAGAAGATCGTCGAGGACCCGAAGCGGTTCGGCCTCAGCTCGAAGGCCAAGAATCTCGAGGGCTACCTCGCCCCGGGCGAGTACCGCTTCGACATCAAGTCGACTCCCGAGCAGATGGTGCGCCAGATGGTGGACCGCCAGCTCTCCATCCTCAAGGCCGGGGGCGTGACGGACGCGGACAAGCAGTACATCATGCTGACCAAGGCCTCCATCGTCGAGGCCGAGGGCAACCCCACGAACTACGCGACCATCGCCGGCGCCCTGGAGAACCGTGTCGAGCGCCCCAACGAGGACACGGGCGGCTTCATCAACTCCGACGCCACCGTCACGTACGGCCTCGGCTCCCGCACGCTGCACATCAGCGAGGACCAGAAGCGGGACAAGTCGAACAAGTACAACACCTACGCGAACAAGGGCCTGCCGATCGGCCCCATCGGCTCGCCCGAGAAGAAGGCCATCGAGGCCACGATCAACCCTGAGAAGAACGACTACTACTACTGGGTGACCATCGACATCAAGACGGGCGAAACGCTGTACGCCAGGACGTACGCGGAGCACCAGAAGAACGAGGTCAAGTACCAGCAGTACTGCGCCGATCACCCCGGCGTGTGCGAGTGACAGGCTCAGCCGCGCTCAAGGCAGGCGTTGTGGGGGACCCGATCTCCCACTCGCAGTCGCCGACGATCCACCGGGCGGCGTACGCAGCCCTCGGGATTGAGGGCGCCTCGTACGAGGCCATCCGCGTTCCCGAAGGCGAGCTTGCGAGCCAGTGGCGCCGCGGGGCCTTCGAGGGGTTCGCGGGCCTGTCCGTGACGATGCCCCACAAGCACGCCGCGGCCGCCTTCGCCACCCGCCTCAGCCCGAGGGTCGAGCTCCTGGGCGCCGCGAACACGCTCGTCGTCGAGGACGGGGGAGTCTTCGCCGAGAACACGGACGTCGACGGGATCGTCGAGGCGCTCCGTGCCGGCCGCGACGCCATGGCGAGTCCGGCACGCGCCGGGCTTCCGCGCCCCGAGACGGGCGATGCCCTCGTTGTCGGCGGGGGAGGCACGGCTCTTGCCGCGCTTGCCGCCCTCGCTGAGCTCGGCACATCGAGCGTGACGCTCGCCTTGCGCTCTCCTGCCAAGGCCGACGACGGGGCCCCTTCGCTCCGAGCCGCCGCGGAGGCGCTCGGCCTCCGCGTGGACGTGGTGCCTCTCGCGGGTGCCGCGGCGGTCCTCGCCGGCGGCACCGGCGTCGCCATCTCCACCCTGCCGCCCAGGGCGGCCGACCCGTTCGCGGAGCAGTGGGCGCGCGCGGCCGCGGACCACCACACAATGCTTCTCGACGTGGCGTACGACCCGTGGCCGTCCCGCCTGGCCCAGGTGTGGCCCGGCCGCGTCATCCACGGCCTGGACATGCTCCTTCACCAGGCCGTCCGCCAGGTGGAGCTCTTCACGGGGCTCGCGGCCGACGCCCGCGTCGTGGCCTCCATGGCCGCCGCTTTGGGGTTGCCCGCATCTCATGAGGCCGACCGATCACGCGCCTGATCCCCGAGACGTGAGAGGCTGGGACCATGGTTCGTTGGTTAACAGCAGGTGAGTCGCATGGCCCTTCCCTCGTGGGCATTCTCGAGGGTTTCCCCGCGGGCATTCCCGTCACGTCCGAGAGGATTCGCGAGGCGCTGGCCCGCCGCCGGCTCGGGTACGGGCGCGGGGCCCGAATGTCCTTCGAGCAGGACGAGGTGACTGTCACCGGCGGCGTTCGCCACGGGCTGACGCAGGGCGGGCCCGTCGCCATTCTGGTCGGCAACACCGAATGGCCCAAGTGGACTGAGGTCATGAGCGCAGACCCCGTCCCCGAGGGATCGCTGGACGGCCGGGCCCGGAACGCGCCCCTGACGCGCCCCCGCCCGGGGCACGCTGACCTCGCCGGGATGCAGAAGTACGGCTTCGACGAGGCCCGGCCCGTCCTCGAGCGCGCCTCGGCCCGCGAGACGGCAGCGCGCGTGGCGCTGGGCGCCGTCGCCTCCGCTCTCCTCGAGGAGCTGGGGATCCGGCTCGTGAGCCACACGGTGGCCCTCGCTGAGGTCGCGGTGCCGGAGGACGCCCCCTTCCCGACGGCCGACGACGTGGCCGCTCTCGACGCCGACCCGCTGCGCTGCTTCGACTCAGCAACGAGCGAGGCCATGGTGGGTGTCGTGGACGAGGCTCACAAGGCGGGGGAGACCCTCGGCGGAGTCGTCGAGGTCCTCGCCTACGGTCTTCCGCCGGGACTCGGCTCCTACGTGCACTGGGACCGGAGGCTCGACGCGCGCCTGGCTGGCGCCCTCATGGGGATCCAGGCCATCAAGGGCGTCGAGTTCGGCGACGGGTTCGCCACGGCGCGCCGCCCCGGGTCGGCCGCACACGACGAGATCATTCCTGCCGACGCTCCCGCAGCCGCCACGCGCGCGGCGAACCGGGCCGGCGGGGTTGAGGGCGGCATGTCCACGGGGGATGTCCTCCGCGTCCGCGCGGCGATGAAGCCGATCGCCACGGTGCCGAAGGCGCTCGCCACGATCGACGTGGCCACGGGAGAGCCGTCCCGGGCCCACCACCAGCGCTCCGACGTCTGTGCGGTCCCGGCCGCGGGCGTCGTCGCCGAGGCCATGACGGCGCTCGTCCTTGCTGAGGCCGTTCTGGAGAAGTTCGGCGGCGACTCGCTCGCTGAGACGCGCCGCAACCTTGAGTCCTACCTCGAGTCGCTTCCCGCCTCCGTGCGGACGGCGCCGCGGGAGACGCGGTGACGCCAGCCGCGCGGACGCCCGAGCGGATCGTCCTCATCGGCCCCATGGCCGCGGGGAAGTCCACGGTCGGCTCCCGCCTGGCCCAGCGCCTGGGCCTCGAGTTCGTGGACACTGACCACGAGTTCGAGAAGAAGCACGGGCCCATCTCGCGAGTCTTCGAGTCTCTCGGGGAGCCGTTCTTCAGGGAGGCGGAGGCCCGTCTCGTCGCGAGCTCCCTCGCTCGACGGGACGTCGTCGTGTCCCTGGGCGGAGGCGCGGTCCTGGACGCTGGGACGGCGCAGCTGCTCACCCGCGAGTACGTCGTCTACCTCCAGACGGACGTGGAGACCGTGCGGCCCTTCATCACGCGGGACCGGCGCCGCCCGCTCCTCTCCGAGAATCCCGTGGAGGCGTGGGAGCGGGTCTATGACCGGCGCCGCTCGACCTACGAGCGCCTCGCGACGCGGACGATCGACGTCGCGAGCGTTGAGGTCCGCCGCCCCGAGGCCATTGTGGGCCTCATCCTCGATGGCTTAGCCGAGCCAGACACGACTGACCAGCACGAGTCCAAGGAGACACCTCGATGACCGATGCACAGCCCGCCCCCCAGCAGCCCGAGGCGGCGGCCGCCGAGCCGTGGCGCATCCGTGTCGGCGGCGAGGACCAGGGCGGCTACGACGTCGTCGTGGGCCGGGGGCTCCTCTCCCGCCTGCCCGAGCTCCTCGGGGAGCGCGTGGCCAAGGTCCTCGTCATTCACCCGCGCGCCCTGCGCGCGACCGGCGATGCGGTGCGGGAGGAGCTCACCGAGCGCGGCTACGAGGCCGTGACGGCCGAGATCCCCGACGCCGAGGAGGCCAAGCACCTCCAGGTTGCCGGGTTCTGCTGGCAGGTCCTGGGCCAGAACGACTTCACGCGCAGCGACGCGATTGTCTCGGTGGGCGGCGGCGCCGTGACTGACGTGGCGGGCTTCGTGGCCTCGACCTGGCTGCGCGGGGTGAAGGTCGTCCACATGCCGACGAGCCTGCTCGGGATGGTCGACGCGGCCGTGGGCGGCAAGACCGGCATCAACACGGCCGAGGGCAAGAACCTCGTCGGCACCTTCTACGCGCCGGCGGGCGTCCTCGCGGACCTGGACGCCTTGGCGACCCTGCCCCGCAACGAACTCATCAACGGGCTCGCCGAGGTGGTCAAGTGCGGATTCATCAGGGACCCGCGCATCCTCGAGCTCATCGAGGAGCACACGGACGAGGCCACGGACCCGGCATCGGTCGTCTTCCGGGAGCTGGTGCAGCGAGCCATCGCCGTCAAGGCGGAGATCGTCTCCGCTGACTTCCGCGAGAGCGGACAGCGTGAGTTCCTCAACTACGGTCACACGCTCGCCCACTCGATTGAGCTCGCCGAGCGCTACTCGTGGCGCCACGGAGCGGCGGTGTCTGTGGGCATGGCGTTCGTGGCGGAGCTCGCCCGGTCCATGGGCCGGCTCTCCGATGAGGACGCGGACCGTCACGTGAGGATCCTCACGAGCCTCGGACTGCCGACGACGTACCGCGGGGACCGGTGGCAGGCCCTCCTCGACGGCATGCGGCGCGACAAGAAGGCCCGCGGGTCCATGCTGCGCTTCGTCATCCTCACGGGGATCGGGCAGCCGACCGTGCTCGACGTCCCTGACCCCTCCGTTCTCTTCGCGGCGTATCAGGAGATCGCGGAGTAGCGAATTCGCGGTGGGGGACCGCGCGGCGGGGCGAGGGAATCGCGGCGGCCGCGTAGAATGGACCCCGGAAGGCCCCGCTGACGCGAGCGGCCATGGCCAATTGGGCGCCGCGCGCCCTTTGTCAACAGTGAAAAGAGAGATTTCGTGGCGACTACGAACGACATCAAGAACGGCACCGTTCTCAAGCTTGAAGGAAACCTCTGGAACGTCATCGAGTTCCAGCACGTGAAGCCGGGCAAGGGCGGTGCGTTCGTTCGGACCAAGCTGCGCAACGTTCTCTCCGGCAAGGTCGTGGACAAGACGTTCAACGCCGGCGCCAAGGTCGAGACGGCCACGGTTGACCGCCGCGACTACCAGTACCTCTACAAGGACGGCGAGGACTTCGTGTTCATGGACACGACGGACTACGACCAGATGACGGTCCCCGCCGCCGTCGTCGGCGACGCCGCCAACTTCATGCTCGAGAGCCAGATGGCCACGATCGCCATGCACGAGGGCTCCCCGCTCTACCTCGAGCTCCCGCCGTCGGTCGTCCTCGAGATCACCTACACCGAGCCGGGCCTCCAGGGGGACCGCTCCTCGGCTGGCACCAAGCCCGCCACGCTCGAGACCGGCTACGAGATCCAGGTGCCGCTCTTTGTCGAGCAGAATACCCGCGTCAAGGTCGACACCCGCACGGGCGACTACCTGGGGCGTGTCTCCGAGTGAGCTCGTTCGTCACCACTCGCGGCAAGGCGAGGCGGCGCGCGGTCGACATCCTCTTCGAGGCTGACCTCCGCGACATCGCGGTGGACGAGATCCTGCGCCTTCGGGAGACGGCGACGGACCAGGTGCTCAACCCCCTGACCCGCCGCCTCGTGTACGGCGTGGTCGAGCGCCGCGAGGAGATCGACGAAATCCTCGCCACCTACGCGCAGGGCTGGACGCTGGACCGGATGCCGAACGTGGACCGCGCGATTCTCCGTGTGGGCGCGTGGGAGATCCTCTTTGGGGATCCCGCGGACGTCCCGGCCACCGTGGCCGTCAAGGAGGCGACTGACATCGCGAGGGAGCTCTCCACGGATGACTCCCCCTCCTTCGTCAACGGCCTCTTGGGCCGGATCCAGAAGCTGTCCCCGAGTCTTGGGACGGACTCCTCTCGCTGAGCGTGAAGCGGCGGGCCCCGCGGCCCGCCGCTTCCTGCCATGAGGCGGCCGCCGTGCTAGATTCGAGCTGATGGACCGCTTCGGGGCGGCCTCGACAAGCGCATACTTCACACACCTTTAATGACCGTCCGGAGAGGCGGGGAAGGACGTGTCCGCATGACCGCAGACCAGCGCGCCCAAGACGGCGCCGGTACCGAAGGGGGCCGCCAGGTCCTCTCGGGTCCAGAGATTGAGCGCGCACTGACGCGCATGGCCTTCGAGATCCTCGAGGGCAACAAGGGGCCGGAGAACCTCGTTCTCCTCGGGATCGTCTCCCGGGGCTACCCGCTGGCCCAGCGGCTCGCCCGCCGCATCGCCGCCAATGCCGAGGGCGTCACGGCCGAAGACATCGTGGGCCGCCTCGACGTCACGATGTTCCGGGATGACTTGGGAGCCACCGCTTTCCGCGCCCCGAGCCCCACGGTCCTTCCCGAGGGCGGCATTGACGGCAAGACGGTCGTCCTCGTCGACGACGTCCTCTTCTCTGGCCGCACCATTCGCGCGGCCCTCGACGCGCTGGTCGAGCTCGGCCGCCCCTCGCGCGTTCGCCTCGCCGTCCTGGTGGACAGGGGCCACCGCGAGCTTCCCATCCGCGCGGACCACGTGGGCCGCAACCTCCCGTCCTCGTCCCGGGAGCGCGTCATGGTGCGCCTCTCTGAGGTCGACGACGCCGGGGACCAGGTCGTCATTGAGGACCGCGGGACGGGGGAGTCGGCATGAGGCACCTGCTGTCGGCGCGGGACCTGTCGACGGAGGAGATTGTCGCGCTCCTGGACACGGGCGAGTCCATGCGCGAGGTCTCCTCGCGCGAGGTCAAGAAGATTCCCGCCCTCCGGGGCCGAACGGTGGTCAACCTCTTCTTCGAGGACTCGACCCGCACGCGCGTGTCTTTCGAGGCCGCGGCCAAGCGGCTCTCCGCTGACGTGCTCAACTTCGCGGCCAAGGGCAGCTCCGTCTCGAAGGGGGAGTCGCTCAAGGACACCGTCCAGACGCTCGAGGCCATCGGCGCCGATGTGATCGTCATGCGCCACCCGAGCAGCGGCGCGGCCCGCCAGCTGGCCGACTCCGGCTGGACGCGGGCCCATGTCGTCAACGCGGGCGACGGCACGCACGAGCACCCCACCCAGGCTCTCCTCGACGCCATGACGATGCGCCGCTTCAAGGCCCAGCGGGACGGGGTCGGCGTCGTC from Falsarthrobacter nasiphocae includes the following:
- a CDS encoding shikimate kinase → MTPAARTPERIVLIGPMAAGKSTVGSRLAQRLGLEFVDTDHEFEKKHGPISRVFESLGEPFFREAEARLVASSLARRDVVVSLGGGAVLDAGTAQLLTREYVVYLQTDVETVRPFITRDRRRPLLSENPVEAWERVYDRRRSTYERLATRTIDVASVEVRRPEAIVGLILDGLAEPDTTDQHESKETPR
- the ruvX gene encoding Holliday junction resolvase RuvX, translated to MSVERPGVSLGVDVGKARVGLAASDPDGIMATPVATLKRDAGKRRDVHRIAAIAAERDARRVFVGLPLALSGRETASTQDARDYASHLAAALQAGGVECEVRMVDERLTTVTAQQQLSGVGVAARDQRKIIDQVAAVAILEHALETFKRHGAAGTPLPDAPPHSTGEETL
- a CDS encoding shikimate dehydrogenase family protein; this encodes MTGSAALKAGVVGDPISHSQSPTIHRAAYAALGIEGASYEAIRVPEGELASQWRRGAFEGFAGLSVTMPHKHAAAAFATRLSPRVELLGAANTLVVEDGGVFAENTDVDGIVEALRAGRDAMASPARAGLPRPETGDALVVGGGGTALAALAALAELGTSSVTLALRSPAKADDGAPSLRAAAEALGLRVDVVPLAGAAAVLAGGTGVAISTLPPRAADPFAEQWARAAADHHTMLLDVAYDPWPSRLAQVWPGRVIHGLDMLLHQAVRQVELFTGLAADARVVASMAAALGLPASHEADRSRA
- the rpsD gene encoding 30S ribosomal protein S4, coding for MANNTRARRKVRQSRALGIALTPKAEKYMERRPYGPGQHGRARRKQDSDYAVRLREKQRLRAQYGIREAQMTRVFEEARRTSGLTGENLIELLEMRLDALVLRAGFARTIAQARQLVVHRHILVDGQRVDRPSFRVAPGQLVHVHERSEKFEPFQLAATGAHRDVLPAVPGYLDVTLEKLQARLVRRPKRSEVPVTCEENLVVEYYAR
- the pyrR gene encoding bifunctional pyr operon transcriptional regulator/uracil phosphoribosyltransferase PyrR, translated to MTADQRAQDGAGTEGGRQVLSGPEIERALTRMAFEILEGNKGPENLVLLGIVSRGYPLAQRLARRIAANAEGVTAEDIVGRLDVTMFRDDLGATAFRAPSPTVLPEGGIDGKTVVLVDDVLFSGRTIRAALDALVELGRPSRVRLAVLVDRGHRELPIRADHVGRNLPSSSRERVMVRLSEVDDAGDQVVIEDRGTGESA
- the aroC gene encoding chorismate synthase, translating into MVRWLTAGESHGPSLVGILEGFPAGIPVTSERIREALARRRLGYGRGARMSFEQDEVTVTGGVRHGLTQGGPVAILVGNTEWPKWTEVMSADPVPEGSLDGRARNAPLTRPRPGHADLAGMQKYGFDEARPVLERASARETAARVALGAVASALLEELGIRLVSHTVALAEVAVPEDAPFPTADDVAALDADPLRCFDSATSEAMVGVVDEAHKAGETLGGVVEVLAYGLPPGLGSYVHWDRRLDARLAGALMGIQAIKGVEFGDGFATARRPGSAAHDEIIPADAPAAATRAANRAGGVEGGMSTGDVLRVRAAMKPIATVPKALATIDVATGEPSRAHHQRSDVCAVPAAGVVAEAMTALVLAEAVLEKFGGDSLAETRRNLESYLESLPASVRTAPRETR
- the alaS gene encoding alanine--tRNA ligase, producing the protein MKTEEITKRWLDFFESKGHTVVPSASLVSNDPSIMFTIAGMVPFIPYFLGEQKAPYRRATSIQKCIRTLDIDEVGKTARHGTFFQMAGNFSFGDYFKEKAIPFAWELLTSPLEKGGFGLDPDRLWVTIFETDDESFEIWTKTVGFPAERIQRMGMKDNYWSAGQPGGPAGPDSEIFYDRGPEYGADGGPAADDNRYIEIWNLVFMQYERGEGIGKDDFEIRGELPTKNIDTGLGVERLAMLLQGVENFYETDQVRAVLDKAAELSGKEYGGTEDPADPRNADDVRMRVVSDHIRSSVMLIGDGVTPSNEGRGYVLRRLLRRAIRAMRLLGVERPVVGELVEVSKDAMGGTYPNIAEDFERIRRIAVAEEKSFLRTIASGTARLEESVVAAKSRGESLSGAEAFALHDTYGFPIDLTLEMAEEAGVSVDENGFRALMQEQRTRAKADSLAKKLGGVDVSAYASLREAGETFFTGYTELTSESSVRGILAGGQATQSASAGSEIELVLDETPFYAEAGGQAADTGVIRGDGFVLEVLDVQRPVKGLSVHKAIVREGEVSQGALALAEVDAVRRHAGEQAHSATHIVHAALHQLLGKEATQRGSFNKAGYLRFDFAWAQQLSPETRSEIEDVANQAILGHHEVLTREMPIEEAKALGAMALFGENYGDVVRVVEINGDWSRELCGGTHVGNSAQIGSLTLLGEQSVGSGNRRVEAFVGYEAFRHQAAERALVHSLSEQFKAPANQLQDRITATLEKLKAAEKEIARYRAQALSARVPELVAGARDLAGRRVVLANLGDVDSADDLKQLATAVRDRLGADAAVVVLIGTSNGRPIVVAMTNEAARTSGAKAGMLVRAATKVLGGGGGGKDDVAQGGGQDASKIDHALAALTAELAK
- the aroB gene encoding 3-dehydroquinate synthase, which gives rise to MTDAQPAPQQPEAAAAEPWRIRVGGEDQGGYDVVVGRGLLSRLPELLGERVAKVLVIHPRALRATGDAVREELTERGYEAVTAEIPDAEEAKHLQVAGFCWQVLGQNDFTRSDAIVSVGGGAVTDVAGFVASTWLRGVKVVHMPTSLLGMVDAAVGGKTGINTAEGKNLVGTFYAPAGVLADLDALATLPRNELINGLAEVVKCGFIRDPRILELIEEHTDEATDPASVVFRELVQRAIAVKAEIVSADFRESGQREFLNYGHTLAHSIELAERYSWRHGAAVSVGMAFVAELARSMGRLSDEDADRHVRILTSLGLPTTYRGDRWQALLDGMRRDKKARGSMLRFVILTGIGQPTVLDVPDPSVLFAAYQEIAE
- the mltG gene encoding endolytic transglycosylase MltG, with translation MTDETSPKSVPKRARRARSAGRAAAAESAASTLHGSHLGVTDDDLFEVDDEWQTDGPRTVRLSEAAEVPSAEELTPRERRLIARRARQRRRRRRLIVLASVVVTFAVVVGLITFGLRQLLGMNEPQSYPGPGETAVTLEVKPGMATSSIYAKLKSLDVIASEQGFARSFDQLSDGATIQPGTYELKTKMSNEEAVKALVAKDMTKVYYVPIAGNMRIDEVTKTLSEKTRMPLTDFQKIVEDPKRFGLSSKAKNLEGYLAPGEYRFDIKSTPEQMVRQMVDRQLSILKAGGVTDADKQYIMLTKASIVEAEGNPTNYATIAGALENRVERPNEDTGGFINSDATVTYGLGSRTLHISEDQKRDKSNKYNTYANKGLPIGPIGSPEKKAIEATINPEKNDYYYWVTIDIKTGETLYARTYAEHQKNEVKYQQYCADHPGVCE
- the efp gene encoding elongation factor P produces the protein MATTNDIKNGTVLKLEGNLWNVIEFQHVKPGKGGAFVRTKLRNVLSGKVVDKTFNAGAKVETATVDRRDYQYLYKDGEDFVFMDTTDYDQMTVPAAVVGDAANFMLESQMATIAMHEGSPLYLELPPSVVLEITYTEPGLQGDRSSAGTKPATLETGYEIQVPLFVEQNTRVKVDTRTGDYLGRVSE
- the nusB gene encoding transcription antitermination factor NusB, with the translated sequence MSSFVTTRGKARRRAVDILFEADLRDIAVDEILRLRETATDQVLNPLTRRLVYGVVERREEIDEILATYAQGWTLDRMPNVDRAILRVGAWEILFGDPADVPATVAVKEATDIARELSTDDSPSFVNGLLGRIQKLSPSLGTDSSR